The Pirellulales bacterium genome includes a window with the following:
- the corA gene encoding magnesium/cobalt transporter CorA translates to MSRKHRRRNKFHRRTLPGASPGMIVPDPSSPPPVVTVMAYGPDRLAERTVANIESLQEFVGQWPVTWINIDGLGDADTIRQLGEMFKLHPLALEDVVNLHQRAKVEQYDDQIFMVVRMAHGGERLESEQVSMFLSKSFILTFQETLPGDSFEPVRQRIRAARGQIRNRGCDYLAYALMDSAIDSFFPILELLGEQVESLEEEALVHASRGTITRIHDVKHDLLTLRRAIWPAREALHALARDPCSLISNDTRIYFRDCYDHTIQLLDLLETYRELGADLRDLYVSAVSNRMNEIMKVLTIIATIFIPLSFIVGLYGMNFKYIPELEWKYGYAFVWIVMAAVVVSMLYYFHRKGWIGAAARERRWEEERAQAWNNRDKLR, encoded by the coding sequence ATGTCCCGCAAACACCGCCGCCGGAACAAGTTTCATCGCCGCACGTTGCCCGGCGCGTCGCCAGGCATGATCGTGCCCGATCCGTCCTCGCCGCCGCCCGTTGTGACCGTGATGGCTTACGGCCCCGATCGACTCGCAGAGCGGACGGTGGCAAATATCGAAAGCCTGCAGGAATTCGTCGGCCAATGGCCCGTCACATGGATCAACATCGACGGCCTTGGAGATGCCGACACGATTCGCCAATTGGGCGAAATGTTCAAGCTGCACCCGCTGGCCTTGGAAGACGTCGTCAATCTGCATCAGCGGGCCAAGGTGGAACAATACGACGATCAGATTTTCATGGTCGTGCGAATGGCTCACGGTGGCGAACGGCTGGAAAGCGAGCAGGTGAGTATGTTTTTGAGTAAGAGCTTCATCCTGACATTTCAAGAAACATTGCCGGGAGACAGTTTCGAGCCGGTGCGGCAGCGCATTCGAGCCGCGCGCGGACAGATTCGCAACCGCGGGTGCGATTATCTGGCTTACGCGCTGATGGATTCCGCCATCGACAGCTTTTTTCCGATCCTGGAGTTGCTCGGCGAACAAGTCGAAAGCCTGGAAGAGGAGGCCCTCGTCCACGCCTCTCGTGGCACCATCACGCGGATACATGACGTGAAGCACGATTTGCTCACGCTGCGGCGGGCGATTTGGCCGGCGCGCGAAGCGCTGCACGCCTTGGCGCGCGATCCTTGTTCGCTGATTTCCAACGACACGCGAATTTACTTCCGCGATTGCTACGATCACACGATTCAGTTGCTCGATTTGCTGGAAACGTATCGCGAGCTAGGCGCCGACTTGCGCGATCTGTATGTGTCGGCCGTCAGCAACCGGATGAACGAAATCATGAAAGTGTTGACGATTATCGCCACGATCTTCATTCCGCTTTCGTTCATCGTCGGCCTCTACGGGATGAATTTTAAGTACATTCCTGAATTGGAATGGAAGTACGGTTATGCGTTTGTCTGGATCGTCATGGCCGCGGTCGTCGTCTCGATGCTCTACTATTTCCACCGCAAAGGTTGGATCGGTGCCGCCGCTCGAGAGCGACGCTGGGAAGAAGAGCGCGCCCAGGCGTGGAACAATCGCGACAAGCTGCGGTAA
- a CDS encoding N-acetyltransferase, translating to MSIKIVSCGIEYAPQILAILNEAIVNTRALYEYHPRTLESMTEWFAEKAAGKYPVIGAVNDDDVLMGFATYGSFRWRPAYKYTVEDSLYVEKRFRGQGVATRLMQELIDAAKSQDYHVVVGGIDSTNEPSIALHKKFGFRFCGRIEHAGFKFGQWMDLDFYQLILPTPAMPVDG from the coding sequence ATGTCGATCAAGATCGTTTCCTGCGGCATCGAATATGCACCGCAAATCCTGGCGATTTTGAACGAAGCCATTGTGAATACGCGGGCGCTGTACGAATATCATCCGCGCACCCTGGAATCGATGACCGAATGGTTCGCCGAAAAGGCGGCGGGCAAGTATCCGGTGATTGGGGCCGTCAACGACGACGACGTGCTGATGGGATTCGCCACGTACGGGAGTTTCCGCTGGCGGCCGGCGTATAAGTATACCGTCGAAGATTCGCTCTATGTCGAGAAGCGTTTCCGCGGCCAAGGCGTCGCCACTCGCTTGATGCAGGAACTGATCGACGCGGCCAAGTCGCAAGACTATCACGTCGTGGTCGGTGGCATCGACTCGACCAACGAGCCTAGCATCGCCCTGCACAAGAAGTTCGGCTTCCGCTTCTGCGGCCGGATCGAGCACGCCGGGTTCAAATTTGGCCAGTGGATGGATTTGGATTTCTATCAATTGATCCTGCCGACCCCGGCAATGCCGGTGGATGGATGA
- a CDS encoding DUF2203 domain-containing protein gives MSSNTRDAERKKYFTIDEANAMLPLVRAIVRDLTDLSRDVYERRQRLTQLLAGRNGDKDDVYGEELNQIEEELEKDGQRLRDYVEELQRLGVEPKNGLEGLVDFPTLIDDQPAYLCWKLGEPEVLFWHELEAGFAGRQSLTADASVDAGGESHGHEVVDDRTGH, from the coding sequence ATGAGCAGCAACACCCGCGATGCCGAACGCAAGAAGTACTTTACCATCGACGAAGCCAACGCCATGCTGCCATTGGTGCGGGCGATCGTCAGAGACCTCACCGATTTATCGCGCGACGTCTATGAACGCCGCCAACGGCTGACGCAGCTTCTGGCCGGGCGAAACGGCGACAAAGACGACGTTTACGGCGAAGAGCTAAACCAAATCGAAGAGGAGTTGGAAAAAGATGGCCAGCGGCTGCGAGACTACGTCGAAGAGCTGCAACGTCTCGGCGTCGAGCCGAAAAACGGGCTGGAAGGGCTGGTCGATTTCCCCACCCTGATCGACGATCAGCCAGCCTATCTATGCTGGAAGCTGGGAGAGCCGGAAGTGCTGTTTTGGCATGAATTGGAAGCGGGCTTCGCGGGTCGGCAGTCGCTGACGGCGGATGCATCGGTCGATGCTGGCGGAGAATCGCACGGTCACGAGGTTGTTGACGATCGCACCGGCCACTAA
- a CDS encoding NADH-quinone oxidoreductase subunit C, which produces MRGQSFLDRLKSKFGDKITGSNLEAIDPWIEVSPAGLIEVATYLRDDADLRFNMLNCITAVDYFEPDEKKAAKVAWQPHLELVYHLWSVPNRVSLVLKVMLPRWKHDEVGELPEVPSVSDVWRTADWHEREVFDLCGVRFVGHPALRRILCPEDWVGHPLRKDYEMPLEYHGIRGR; this is translated from the coding sequence ATGCGTGGCCAATCGTTTCTCGATCGACTGAAATCGAAGTTCGGTGACAAAATCACGGGTTCGAATCTGGAGGCAATCGATCCTTGGATCGAAGTCTCGCCGGCGGGGCTTATCGAAGTCGCCACCTATCTGCGCGACGACGCCGATTTGCGATTCAATATGCTCAACTGCATCACAGCCGTTGACTATTTCGAGCCGGATGAGAAAAAGGCGGCAAAGGTCGCTTGGCAACCTCATCTCGAATTGGTGTATCACCTGTGGAGCGTGCCCAATCGAGTGAGCCTGGTGCTCAAGGTCATGTTGCCGCGGTGGAAGCACGATGAGGTTGGTGAACTGCCCGAAGTGCCCAGCGTGAGCGATGTGTGGCGCACCGCCGATTGGCACGAGCGTGAAGTATTCGACCTTTGTGGCGTGCGATTTGTCGGCCATCCCGCCCTGCGGCGAATTCTGTGCCCCGAGGATTGGGTCGGCCACCCGCTGCGAAAAGATTACGAAATGCCGCTGGAGTACCACGGCATCCGCGGTCGTTAA
- a CDS encoding mechanosensitive ion channel — protein MKISNRTPAARWQILACFVSTMVAIRGLAATTDASEPSKESSANPPQIATTKGESNAPSRDSVAARLKELDFAPDDTPDKAKLIELYRTAAEDLRQADEQAARLADFEKKLSNADARIETLNCESGEPTSVEQPLAPLAPLSAWEQRLADVEQRLTESRKTLAAKKDEPQRRGRRRLEIPPAIATARTALEKLISDGETANSDEPSSLAKARRVQREARRKSLELEVTALEKELRWYDGPAAEVLRLEGEEAARKVAALDGFAAELREAVNSRRREEAAKQAADARRAVVTADSSVRRLADKNSELANERKQLAEKLEQLGGMAETVRIALDNLRSEHKRIVEKVEAAGLTNPVGQMLRKQRSGLASVVAHRRAIDQRRDEISAVQWKLFDLEEQLADFRDLRSRAREICDQSPAACPIGPDDLVPLLTTRKEYLESLRGDYDVYFRKLVEVDSDQRVLVQEAADYRNFIDERVLWIRSVEPLSPVDVKKSVGAIGWLANPQNWWNAAQSALYEADEEPILAGLAVAALAFVLFTRRRLKQAIRSLGSPAAEFSGNAHASIRRALKAALATLLISIPTPALLWMLGWFVSGGSHIRDEFSEALGDSLQVTAVVLLPLLVARQICRRDGLAEAHFGWPAEALAALRRQVSWLAMLGAPVVAMVALLEAQANEAWSESFGRALFLVSQGLLAVFLFRSLQPPHGALHRLLVMRAGSWLDRLSTPLYFVLLAIPMVVGGLAAAGYYYTALRLAWRLELTLWLVMGLVVGQSLLRRWLTAVYRRCAIESAVRLVGDAGTAGRPAETLDAAAEAPSEVDLEKVDVQTERLLHSITVTALVFGLGWVWSEVLPALQIFNQVTLLHDSRGMALLTLANMLNAAIAVALTVVAVHNLPGLLEAAILHRLPLDAGVRYAVAAVLRYAIGIAGVTVAAGFVGIGWPKVQWLVAAVTFGLGFGLQEIFANFVSGLIVLFERPVRVGDTVTVGEITGTVSRIHMRATTITDGDRKELIVPNKEFITARLVNWTLSDPVSRIMIPIGIAYGSDTEQVQRLLLKVARTTPHVLREPPAGAFFMGFGESALNFELRAFVAHVEHRMNVLHELNTRIDRAFREAGIEIAFPQRDLRIRPIAGLPSADSLLAPSLTSQKNSADRSRNAA, from the coding sequence ATGAAGATTTCCAACCGAACTCCTGCTGCACGTTGGCAAATCCTTGCCTGCTTTGTTTCGACGATGGTGGCTATCCGTGGTTTGGCAGCCACCACCGATGCTAGCGAACCTTCCAAGGAATCGTCGGCGAACCCGCCGCAAATCGCGACCACTAAAGGCGAATCTAACGCGCCGTCTCGCGATTCGGTAGCCGCGCGGCTCAAGGAGTTGGATTTCGCGCCCGACGATACGCCCGACAAGGCCAAGCTCATTGAACTCTATCGCACCGCTGCTGAAGATCTAAGACAAGCGGACGAGCAGGCGGCTCGGTTGGCAGATTTTGAGAAGAAGTTATCCAATGCCGACGCGCGCATTGAAACCCTGAACTGCGAGTCGGGTGAACCAACGAGTGTCGAACAGCCCCTAGCCCCGCTTGCTCCACTCTCGGCGTGGGAACAACGGCTGGCCGACGTTGAACAACGGTTGACCGAATCACGAAAGACACTTGCGGCGAAGAAGGACGAACCGCAGCGGCGCGGCCGCAGGCGACTTGAGATACCGCCGGCGATTGCGACGGCGCGGACGGCTTTGGAGAAGTTAATTTCCGACGGCGAGACAGCCAATAGCGACGAACCGTCTTCGCTGGCAAAGGCAAGGAGGGTGCAACGAGAGGCCCGCCGAAAGTCTCTCGAACTGGAGGTCACTGCGCTCGAGAAAGAGTTGCGGTGGTACGACGGCCCGGCCGCCGAAGTGCTCCGGCTTGAGGGCGAAGAGGCCGCACGCAAGGTCGCGGCGCTCGACGGATTCGCGGCCGAGCTTCGCGAAGCGGTGAATTCGCGCCGCCGCGAGGAAGCCGCGAAGCAGGCAGCCGATGCCCGCCGCGCAGTCGTGACGGCCGACTCGTCGGTTCGTCGTCTCGCCGATAAAAACAGCGAACTGGCGAACGAGCGAAAACAACTTGCCGAAAAGCTCGAACAGCTTGGCGGCATGGCCGAAACCGTGCGAATTGCGCTAGATAATTTGCGTTCTGAACATAAGCGCATCGTGGAAAAAGTCGAGGCCGCCGGATTGACAAATCCCGTTGGGCAGATGCTGCGAAAGCAACGCAGTGGCCTGGCGTCGGTCGTCGCCCATCGTCGCGCCATTGACCAGCGGCGCGACGAAATTTCCGCGGTCCAATGGAAGTTGTTCGATTTGGAGGAGCAGCTTGCCGATTTTCGCGACCTACGGTCGCGCGCCCGCGAAATCTGCGATCAATCTCCCGCCGCATGTCCCATCGGCCCGGACGACTTGGTGCCGCTGCTCACCACGCGGAAAGAGTACCTGGAATCGCTCCGCGGCGACTACGACGTCTATTTTCGCAAGCTCGTGGAAGTCGATTCGGACCAACGAGTATTGGTGCAAGAAGCAGCAGACTATCGCAATTTTATCGACGAGCGCGTGCTCTGGATTCGCAGCGTCGAGCCGCTTTCGCCAGTGGACGTGAAAAAGTCAGTCGGAGCAATCGGTTGGCTCGCCAATCCACAAAACTGGTGGAATGCAGCGCAATCGGCACTGTATGAAGCCGACGAAGAACCAATTCTTGCGGGACTGGCCGTTGCCGCGTTGGCCTTCGTACTATTCACTCGCCGACGTTTGAAGCAAGCCATCAGGTCGCTGGGAAGTCCGGCCGCGGAGTTCAGCGGCAATGCGCATGCTTCGATCCGGCGCGCATTGAAAGCCGCGTTGGCGACACTGCTGATTTCCATCCCCACGCCGGCGCTGCTTTGGATGCTGGGATGGTTCGTGTCCGGCGGCAGCCATATTCGCGACGAGTTCAGCGAAGCGCTCGGCGATTCGCTTCAAGTTACGGCAGTGGTCTTGCTGCCGCTGCTGGTGGCCCGTCAAATCTGTCGCCGCGATGGGCTGGCCGAAGCTCACTTTGGCTGGCCGGCCGAAGCGCTGGCGGCATTGCGGCGACAGGTCAGTTGGTTGGCGATGTTGGGCGCGCCGGTCGTTGCCATGGTGGCATTGCTCGAAGCACAAGCCAACGAGGCCTGGAGCGAATCGTTCGGCCGCGCGCTCTTTCTGGTCAGTCAGGGATTGCTCGCGGTGTTCCTGTTTCGATCGCTTCAGCCGCCTCACGGCGCGCTGCATCGATTGCTCGTAATGCGGGCGGGTAGCTGGCTCGATCGGCTTTCCACGCCGCTGTATTTCGTGCTACTGGCCATTCCGATGGTCGTCGGCGGCCTGGCGGCAGCGGGATACTATTACACGGCGCTGCGATTGGCATGGCGGCTAGAATTAACTTTGTGGCTGGTAATGGGCTTGGTCGTCGGGCAATCGCTGCTAAGGCGCTGGCTAACCGCGGTTTACCGGCGATGCGCGATTGAATCGGCCGTTCGGCTGGTTGGCGATGCAGGAACGGCCGGCAGGCCCGCCGAAACGCTGGACGCTGCGGCCGAAGCGCCATCCGAGGTGGATCTCGAAAAAGTTGACGTGCAGACCGAGCGGCTCTTGCACAGCATTACCGTTACGGCGCTTGTTTTTGGTCTCGGTTGGGTTTGGTCGGAAGTGTTGCCGGCACTGCAAATCTTTAATCAAGTAACGTTGCTGCACGATTCCCGCGGAATGGCGCTGCTCACCTTGGCCAATATGTTGAACGCGGCGATCGCAGTCGCTTTGACCGTGGTGGCGGTCCACAATCTACCGGGCCTGTTGGAAGCGGCAATTTTGCACCGTCTACCGCTCGACGCCGGGGTGCGATATGCCGTCGCTGCCGTCTTGCGTTATGCGATCGGAATCGCGGGAGTCACCGTTGCCGCGGGTTTTGTCGGCATCGGCTGGCCCAAGGTGCAATGGCTGGTAGCAGCAGTCACCTTTGGCCTGGGCTTTGGATTGCAAGAGATTTTCGCGAATTTTGTGTCTGGTTTGATCGTGCTGTTTGAGCGCCCAGTTCGTGTCGGCGATACGGTGACGGTTGGTGAGATAACCGGCACGGTATCGCGAATCCACATGCGGGCGACCACGATTACCGATGGGGATCGCAAAGAGCTGATCGTGCCGAACAAAGAATTCATCACGGCTCGGCTCGTGAACTGGACGCTGTCCGATCCCGTCAGCCGGATCATGATTCCGATCGGCATCGCCTACGGCTCCGACACGGAACAAGTGCAACGGCTATTGCTCAAAGTCGCCAGAACTACGCCGCACGTACTCCGCGAACCGCCGGCAGGGGCGTTTTTTATGGGCTTCGGGGAAAGCGCGTTGAATTTTGAATTGCGCGCATTCGTGGCCCATGTCGAACATCGGATGAATGTGTTGCATGAGCTAAACACGAGGATCGATCGCGCCTTCCGCGAGGCAGGTATCGAAATTGCTTTCCCGCAGCGGGATTTGCGCATTCGGCCGATCGCTGGCCTGCCGAGTGCGGATAGCCTGCTGGCGCCGTCGTTGACGTCGCAAAAAAACAGCGCCGATCGGTCGCGAAACGCAGCATAG
- a CDS encoding NADH-quinone oxidoreductase subunit A codes for MTTPTAIAGYLALFVAFGFIFLFVNLVVGKFLRPKAPNAEKLEIYECGEPTIGSSFVQFDIRFYVVALLFIIFDVEVAFFFPWASVFGKATNLKAESLQVVNEVSSAGGAETVLTPAVAGLFRELGVPASAVPQGSELGAAASDMTPAEATTAAVHASADTLARLALIDIFVFFAVLMVGFAYVWRRGDLDWVRAVTAERAETSPTRTPPSMTIEREAALSV; via the coding sequence ATGACCACACCCACCGCAATTGCCGGCTATCTGGCGCTGTTTGTCGCCTTCGGCTTTATCTTTTTGTTTGTGAACCTGGTGGTCGGAAAGTTTCTGCGCCCCAAAGCGCCCAATGCGGAGAAGCTGGAGATCTACGAATGCGGCGAGCCGACGATCGGTTCCAGCTTCGTGCAATTCGATATTCGGTTTTATGTGGTCGCGCTGCTGTTTATCATTTTCGATGTCGAAGTGGCGTTTTTCTTTCCTTGGGCCAGCGTGTTTGGCAAAGCGACGAACTTGAAGGCAGAAAGCTTGCAAGTAGTCAACGAAGTGTCGTCTGCAGGCGGAGCAGAAACGGTGCTGACGCCGGCGGTCGCCGGGTTGTTTCGCGAATTGGGTGTGCCCGCTTCGGCGGTGCCGCAGGGGAGCGAGTTGGGTGCGGCGGCCAGCGATATGACGCCGGCCGAGGCGACCACGGCGGCAGTTCATGCTTCGGCCGATACGCTTGCTCGGCTTGCGCTGATCGACATTTTCGTGTTCTTCGCGGTACTGATGGTTGGCTTCGCCTATGTTTGGCGTCGCGGCGATTTGGATTGGGTCCGTGCCGTCACCGCCGAACGGGCCGAAACGAGTCCAACGAGAACGCCGCCGAGCATGACGATCGAGCGCGAAGCGGCGCTTTCGGTGTGA
- a CDS encoding NADH-quinone oxidoreductase subunit I, with product MIRWLKDIWDAVFTVAQGMWVTLRYWIKTYEPERGTFTHQFEYPEKPVPVASRYRGFHRFDLTTCIACDQCAKACPVDCIYIGKERVTNGKGFKVTGYTIDYSKCMFCALCVEPCPVDCIFMGASHDLSCYSRDGCIVDFSRLPLDVAWGRATLNPTAVAESKVIVEPVHGGPNQ from the coding sequence ATGATTCGCTGGTTGAAAGACATTTGGGATGCTGTGTTTACCGTGGCCCAGGGCATGTGGGTGACGCTGCGGTATTGGATCAAGACCTACGAGCCGGAGCGGGGCACGTTTACCCATCAGTTCGAGTATCCGGAGAAGCCGGTGCCGGTGGCCTCGCGCTATCGCGGCTTTCATCGCTTCGATCTCACGACGTGCATCGCCTGCGATCAATGCGCCAAGGCGTGCCCAGTCGATTGCATCTATATTGGCAAAGAGCGGGTCACCAACGGCAAAGGGTTCAAGGTCACGGGTTATACGATCGATTATTCCAAGTGCATGTTTTGCGCATTATGTGTCGAACCTTGTCCGGTCGATTGTATCTTTATGGGGGCGTCGCACGATTTGAGCTGCTATAGCCGCGATGGGTGTATTGTCGATTTCTCGCGGCTGCCGCTCGATGTGGCCTGGGGGCGCGCAACCTTGAATCCAACAGCCGTGGCGGAATCGAAAGTGATTGTCGAGCCGGTGCATGGAGGGCCGAATCAGTAG